One segment of Chionomys nivalis chromosome 1, mChiNiv1.1, whole genome shotgun sequence DNA contains the following:
- the Six2 gene encoding homeobox protein SIX2 isoform X1, which yields MSMLPTFGFTQEQVACVCEVLQQGGNIERLGRFLWSLPACEHLHKNESVLKAKAVVAFHRGNFRELYKILESHQFSPHNHAKLQQLWLKAHYIEAEKLRGRPLGAVGKYRVRRKFPLPRSIWDGEETSYCFKEKSRSVLREWYAHNPYPSPREKRELAEATGLTTTQVSNWFKNRRQRDRAAEAKERYEENSENSNSSSHNPLVSSLNGSGKSVLGSSEDEKTPSGTPDHSSSSPALLLSPPPPPGLPSLHSLGHPPGPSAVPVPVPGGGGTDPLQHHHSLQDSILNPMSANLVDLGS from the exons ATGTCCATGCTGCCCACCTTCGGCTTCACGCAGGAGCAAGTGGCGTGCGTGTGCGAGGTGCTGCAGCAGGGCGGCAACATCGAGCGACTGGGTCGCTTCCTGTGGTCGCTGCCCGCCTGCGAGCACCTCCACAAGAATGAAAGCGTGCTCAAGGCCAAGGCTGTGGTGGCCTTCCACCGGGGCAACTTCCGCGAGCTCTACAAGATCCTGGAGAGCCATCAGTTCTCGCCGCACAACCACGCCAAGCTGCAGCAGCTGTGGCTCAAAGCGCACTACATCGAGGCAGAGAAACTGCGCGGCCGGCCCCTGGGCGCCGTGGGCAAGTACCGCGTGCGACGCAAGTTCCCGCTGCCGCGCTCCATCTGGGACGGCGAGGAGACCAGCTACTGCTTCAAGGAGAAGAGCCGCAGCGTGCTGCGCGAGTGGTACGCGCACAACCCCTACCCGTCGCCGCGGGAGAAGCGCGAGCTGGCGGAGGCCACCGGCCTCACCACCACGCAGGTCAGCAACTGGTTCAAAAACCGGCGGCAGCGCGACCGGGCGGCCGAGGCCAAGGAAAGGTACGA GGAGAACAGCGAGAACTCCAATTCCAGCAGTCACAACCCGCTGGTTTCCTCGCTCAACGGCAGCGGCAAGTCGGTGCTAGGCAGCTCCGAGGATGAGAAGACACCGTCGGGGACGCCAGACCACTCGTCGTCCAGTCCCGCTTTGCTGCTCAGCCCTCCTCCGCCCCCTGGGCTGCCCTCCCTGCACAGCCTGGGCCACCCTCCCGGCCCGAGCGCAGTACCAGTGCCAGTGCCGGGTGGAGGCGGCACGGACCCTCTGCAGCACCACCACAGCCTACAGGACTCCATACTCAACCCCATGTCTGCCAACCTTGTGGACTTGGGCTCCTAG
- the Six2 gene encoding homeobox protein SIX2 isoform X2, translated as MSMLPTFGFTQEQVACVCEVLQQGGNIERLGRFLWSLPACEHLHKNESVLKAKAVVAFHRGNFRELYKILESHQFSPHNHAKLQQLWLKAHYIEAEKLRGRPLGAVGKYRVRRKFPLPRSIWDGEETSYCFKEKSRSVLREWYAHNPYPSPREKRELAEATGLTTTQVSNWFKNRRQRDRAAEAKERENSENSNSSSHNPLVSSLNGSGKSVLGSSEDEKTPSGTPDHSSSSPALLLSPPPPPGLPSLHSLGHPPGPSAVPVPVPGGGGTDPLQHHHSLQDSILNPMSANLVDLGS; from the exons ATGTCCATGCTGCCCACCTTCGGCTTCACGCAGGAGCAAGTGGCGTGCGTGTGCGAGGTGCTGCAGCAGGGCGGCAACATCGAGCGACTGGGTCGCTTCCTGTGGTCGCTGCCCGCCTGCGAGCACCTCCACAAGAATGAAAGCGTGCTCAAGGCCAAGGCTGTGGTGGCCTTCCACCGGGGCAACTTCCGCGAGCTCTACAAGATCCTGGAGAGCCATCAGTTCTCGCCGCACAACCACGCCAAGCTGCAGCAGCTGTGGCTCAAAGCGCACTACATCGAGGCAGAGAAACTGCGCGGCCGGCCCCTGGGCGCCGTGGGCAAGTACCGCGTGCGACGCAAGTTCCCGCTGCCGCGCTCCATCTGGGACGGCGAGGAGACCAGCTACTGCTTCAAGGAGAAGAGCCGCAGCGTGCTGCGCGAGTGGTACGCGCACAACCCCTACCCGTCGCCGCGGGAGAAGCGCGAGCTGGCGGAGGCCACCGGCCTCACCACCACGCAGGTCAGCAACTGGTTCAAAAACCGGCGGCAGCGCGACCGGGCGGCCGAGGCCAAGGAAAG GGAGAACAGCGAGAACTCCAATTCCAGCAGTCACAACCCGCTGGTTTCCTCGCTCAACGGCAGCGGCAAGTCGGTGCTAGGCAGCTCCGAGGATGAGAAGACACCGTCGGGGACGCCAGACCACTCGTCGTCCAGTCCCGCTTTGCTGCTCAGCCCTCCTCCGCCCCCTGGGCTGCCCTCCCTGCACAGCCTGGGCCACCCTCCCGGCCCGAGCGCAGTACCAGTGCCAGTGCCGGGTGGAGGCGGCACGGACCCTCTGCAGCACCACCACAGCCTACAGGACTCCATACTCAACCCCATGTCTGCCAACCTTGTGGACTTGGGCTCCTAG